Proteins found in one Arthrobacter pascens genomic segment:
- the rpsD gene encoding 30S ribosomal protein S4, which yields MANNTRARRTARLSRALGIALTPKAAKYMERRPYGPGEHGRARKKQDSDYAVRLREKQRLRAQYGIREAQMTRAFEEARRTKGLTGENLIELLEMRLDALVLRAGFARTIAQARQLVVHRHIMVDGIRVDRPSFRVGEGQLVHVHSRSETMVPLQVAAAGAHRDVLPQVPAYLDVKLDALQARLVRRPKRSEVPVTCEEQLVVEFYAR from the coding sequence GTGGCTAACAACACTCGTGCTCGCCGTACAGCACGCCTCTCGCGTGCACTCGGCATCGCTCTGACCCCCAAGGCCGCCAAGTACATGGAGCGCCGCCCGTACGGCCCCGGTGAGCATGGCCGTGCCCGTAAGAAGCAGGACTCCGACTACGCCGTACGTCTGCGCGAAAAGCAGCGTCTGCGCGCCCAGTACGGCATCCGCGAAGCCCAGATGACCCGTGCCTTCGAAGAAGCACGCCGCACCAAGGGCCTCACCGGTGAAAACCTGATCGAACTGCTCGAAATGCGTCTTGACGCCCTCGTGCTGCGCGCAGGCTTCGCCCGCACCATCGCCCAGGCCCGCCAGCTCGTTGTGCACCGCCACATCATGGTTGACGGCATCCGCGTGGACCGCCCGTCGTTCCGCGTAGGCGAAGGCCAGCTGGTCCACGTTCACAGCCGCAGCGAAACGATGGTTCCGCTTCAGGTTGCCGCAGCCGGCGCACACCGCGACGTCCTGCCGCAGGTTCCCGCCTACCTGGATGTCAAGCTTGACGCCCTGCAGGCCCGCCTGGTCCGTCGCCCGAAGCGCTCCGAGGTTCCCGTAACCTGCGAAGAGCAGCTCGTCGTCGAATTCTACGCACGCTAA
- a CDS encoding DUF948 domain-containing protein: MSGGDIAGLIAAGVFALLVLLLAVPILKLGKVFDEVRTSIRSISDGATPLMDEVTATVSTTNQQLKKVDGIASNVSDASANLSALSSLVAATVGSPLIKVAAFSYGVRTALANRKKPAAGRRSR, translated from the coding sequence ATGTCTGGTGGCGATATTGCCGGCCTGATCGCTGCCGGGGTGTTTGCGCTCCTGGTGCTATTGCTCGCGGTGCCGATTCTGAAGCTTGGCAAGGTATTTGATGAAGTACGGACGTCGATCCGTTCCATCAGCGACGGCGCCACGCCCCTGATGGACGAGGTCACCGCAACGGTGTCCACCACCAACCAGCAGCTGAAGAAGGTGGACGGCATCGCCTCCAACGTGTCGGACGCCTCGGCGAACCTCTCCGCGCTGTCATCCCTGGTTGCTGCCACCGTGGGTTCACCGCTGATCAAGGTGGCAGCCTTCAGCTACGGTGTCCGCACCGCCCTGGCCAACCGCAAAAAGCCCGCCGCCGGCCGTCGCAGCCGCTAA
- a CDS encoding DUF6167 family protein — MKRLVWMGIGVAIGVIAFRKVNEAQANLGPVGLNRAVGRLADGVYDFADAVRSGMRERESDLRSALGVESQDLESANAARR; from the coding sequence ATGAAACGACTTGTCTGGATGGGAATCGGCGTGGCCATCGGGGTCATCGCGTTCCGAAAGGTCAATGAGGCGCAGGCCAACCTTGGGCCCGTGGGCCTGAACCGGGCAGTGGGCCGGCTTGCGGATGGTGTCTATGACTTCGCCGATGCCGTCCGGTCCGGAATGCGCGAGCGGGAGTCCGACCTGCGCAGCGCCCTCGGCGTCGAATCCCAGGACCTTGAATCCGCGAACGCTGCCCGGCGCTGA
- the alaS gene encoding alanine--tRNA ligase: MKSQEITKRWVDFFVSKSHTAVPSASLVSSDPSLLFTVAGMVPFIPYLTAREEAPYSRATSVQKCIRTGDIEEVGKTARHGTFFQMCGNFSFGDYFKEDAIRFAWELLTKSVDDGGYGLLPELLWVTVYEEDDEAKELWLKNTGIPAERIQRMGKADNYWHTGQPGPAGPCSEIYYDRGPAYGVEGGPIADENRYVEIWNLVFMQYQIANVRSKDDFDIVGELPKKNIDTGLGMERLAMILQGVENMYETDQVRPVIDKAAELSGREYTSAETPDDPHHTDDVRMRVVGDHIRSALMLIADGVTPSNEGRGYVLRRLIRRAVRSMRLLGVEKACLPALLPASRDAMKGVYPVVETDFDRISRIAYAEEKAFLRTIASGTARLEDAVTVSKAAGTALSGADAFALHDTYGFPIDLTLEMAEEAGLKVDEPGFRRLMLEQRQRAQADAKGKKGGHADLGAFQELLAQGETVFTGYTDLDGESRVRGILSGGRKVGQASTGDEIELVLAETPFYAEAGGQAADTGLITGDGFVVEVLDVQRPLKGLSVHKAIVREGEIGSDALVRAAVDRERRHAAEQAHTGTHIVHAALHQILGPQATQRGSYNKAGYLRFDFAWGEGLSPATRSEVEEVSNLAIRNNFRVDTKVMGLAEAKALGAMALFGENYGNEVRVVEIDGAWSRELCGGTHVANTSLIGSLSLLGEQSVGSGNRRVEAFVGMDAFRHLAAERALVTELTEMLKVPSGQLADRIATTLAKLKSAEKELERLRKEQLAAAAGQLAGTAKDAAGVSVIAHDAGQVSGADDLRGLALDLRNRLGSAPSTVAVAGVSNDRPMILVATNDAAREAGVKAGALVRLAAGILGGGGGGKDDVAQGGGTDPGKITPALAAVVDAISRR, from the coding sequence ATGAAGTCGCAGGAGATCACAAAGCGCTGGGTGGACTTTTTTGTCAGCAAAAGCCACACTGCGGTTCCCTCCGCGTCGTTGGTCTCCAGCGACCCGTCCCTGCTGTTCACCGTTGCCGGCATGGTGCCGTTCATCCCCTACCTCACTGCCCGTGAAGAAGCCCCCTACTCCCGCGCTACCAGCGTGCAGAAGTGCATCCGCACCGGTGACATCGAGGAAGTGGGCAAGACCGCCCGCCACGGGACCTTCTTCCAGATGTGCGGCAACTTCTCCTTTGGCGACTACTTCAAGGAAGACGCCATCAGGTTCGCCTGGGAACTGCTCACCAAGAGCGTGGACGACGGCGGTTACGGCCTTCTGCCCGAACTCCTGTGGGTGACAGTGTACGAAGAAGACGACGAAGCCAAGGAGCTGTGGCTGAAGAACACCGGCATCCCCGCTGAACGTATCCAGCGCATGGGCAAGGCCGACAACTACTGGCACACGGGACAGCCCGGACCCGCCGGCCCCTGCTCGGAGATCTATTACGACCGCGGCCCCGCCTACGGCGTCGAAGGCGGCCCCATCGCCGATGAGAACCGGTACGTCGAAATCTGGAACCTTGTGTTCATGCAATACCAGATCGCGAACGTGCGCTCGAAAGACGACTTCGACATCGTGGGTGAGCTGCCCAAGAAGAACATCGACACCGGACTGGGCATGGAACGCCTCGCGATGATCCTCCAGGGCGTCGAAAACATGTACGAGACGGACCAGGTCCGTCCTGTCATCGACAAGGCAGCGGAGCTGTCCGGCCGTGAGTACACCTCGGCGGAAACGCCCGACGATCCCCATCACACGGACGACGTCCGGATGCGTGTTGTTGGAGACCACATCCGTTCGGCACTTATGCTGATCGCCGACGGCGTCACGCCTTCCAACGAGGGCCGCGGCTACGTCCTGCGCCGCCTCATCCGCCGCGCTGTCCGCTCCATGCGCCTTCTGGGCGTCGAAAAGGCCTGCCTGCCGGCTCTGCTGCCCGCCTCCCGCGACGCCATGAAGGGCGTGTACCCGGTCGTGGAGACCGACTTCGACCGGATCAGCCGGATCGCCTACGCAGAAGAAAAAGCCTTCCTCCGCACCATCGCCTCCGGCACCGCGCGCCTCGAAGACGCAGTGACGGTGTCCAAGGCAGCAGGCACGGCGCTGTCCGGCGCCGACGCGTTCGCGCTCCATGACACCTATGGCTTCCCGATCGACCTCACCCTGGAGATGGCTGAGGAAGCAGGGCTGAAGGTGGACGAGCCTGGATTCCGCAGGCTGATGCTGGAACAGCGTCAGCGTGCCCAGGCGGATGCGAAGGGCAAGAAGGGCGGCCACGCGGACCTCGGCGCCTTCCAGGAGTTGCTGGCACAGGGCGAGACCGTCTTTACCGGCTACACCGACCTTGACGGTGAGTCCCGGGTCCGCGGCATCCTCAGCGGAGGCCGGAAGGTCGGTCAGGCATCCACCGGGGACGAGATCGAGCTCGTGCTGGCAGAGACTCCGTTCTACGCCGAAGCGGGCGGCCAGGCAGCTGACACAGGGCTCATCACCGGGGACGGCTTCGTCGTCGAGGTCCTGGACGTCCAGCGCCCGCTCAAGGGCCTCAGCGTCCACAAAGCAATCGTCCGCGAGGGCGAAATCGGCTCCGACGCCCTGGTCAGGGCAGCGGTGGACCGGGAGCGGCGGCACGCCGCCGAGCAGGCGCACACAGGAACGCACATCGTCCATGCAGCCCTGCACCAGATCCTCGGCCCGCAGGCAACCCAACGCGGTTCCTACAACAAGGCCGGCTACCTGCGTTTCGACTTCGCCTGGGGTGAAGGCCTCAGCCCGGCCACCCGCTCGGAGGTCGAGGAAGTCTCCAACCTGGCCATCCGCAATAACTTTCGGGTAGACACCAAGGTCATGGGGCTGGCAGAAGCCAAGGCGCTGGGCGCCATGGCGCTCTTCGGGGAGAACTACGGCAACGAAGTGCGTGTGGTGGAGATCGACGGCGCATGGTCCCGTGAACTGTGCGGTGGCACACACGTTGCAAACACGTCCCTGATCGGCAGCCTTTCGCTGCTTGGCGAACAGTCCGTCGGTTCAGGCAACCGCCGTGTAGAGGCTTTTGTGGGCATGGACGCCTTCCGCCACCTGGCAGCTGAACGGGCCCTGGTCACAGAACTGACCGAAATGCTCAAGGTTCCTTCAGGTCAACTGGCCGACAGGATCGCCACGACGTTGGCGAAGCTCAAATCAGCGGAGAAGGAGCTTGAACGGCTCCGCAAGGAACAACTGGCCGCTGCCGCGGGCCAACTCGCGGGAACCGCCAAGGATGCGGCCGGGGTCAGCGTCATTGCCCATGACGCCGGTCAAGTCAGCGGGGCCGATGACCTTCGCGGGCTGGCCCTGGACCTGCGGAACCGCCTGGGCTCGGCCCCGTCCACAGTGGCTGTGGCTGGTGTCAGCAATGACCGGCCCATGATCCTGGTGGCCACCAACGATGCGGCACGGGAGGCGGGTGTCAAGGCCGGAGCCCTTGTCCGGCTCGCGGCAGGGATCCTGGGCGGCGGCGGCGGGGGCAAGGACGACGTTGCCCAGGGCGGTGGCACTGACCCCGGCAAGATCACACCGGCGCTGGCCGCCGTTGTGGATGCCATCTCCCGGCGATAA
- the ruvX gene encoding Holliday junction resolvase RuvX, with amino-acid sequence MTIPSPPGAYPQGIKLGVDVGTVRVGVAVCDRDAILATPLKTLDRNPKKNSDVRVIASLAEELGAVQVIVGLPRTMKGEEHASARMAAEYAQLLVRELESRGLDVPVNLVDERLSSVTAHRNLHEAGMSSRNHRKVVDQVAAAGILQHAIDMQKARGTDVGSRVTAPARPWHSGETVADRPAQSAPEDKTRSSETEGYSEPGQH; translated from the coding sequence GTGACCATTCCTTCTCCACCCGGCGCCTACCCCCAGGGCATCAAACTGGGGGTGGACGTCGGCACCGTCCGTGTCGGCGTCGCCGTCTGCGACCGCGACGCGATTTTGGCAACCCCGCTGAAGACCCTGGACCGCAACCCGAAAAAGAACTCAGACGTGCGGGTGATCGCGTCACTCGCTGAGGAACTCGGGGCTGTCCAGGTCATCGTTGGCCTTCCCCGCACCATGAAGGGGGAGGAACATGCCTCCGCACGGATGGCTGCAGAGTATGCGCAGCTGCTCGTCAGAGAGCTGGAAAGCCGTGGCCTGGACGTGCCGGTGAACCTCGTCGACGAGCGACTCAGCAGTGTCACGGCCCACCGGAACCTGCATGAAGCTGGCATGAGCAGCAGGAATCACCGTAAGGTAGTGGATCAGGTTGCGGCGGCAGGAATACTCCAGCACGCCATAGACATGCAAAAAGCCAGGGGAACGGATGTTGGCAGCCGCGTGACTGCGCCTGCCCGTCCGTGGCATTCCGGGGAAACTGTGGCGGATAGGCCTGCGCAGTCCGCCCCGGAGGACAAGACTCGATCTTCAGAAACGGAAGGCTACAGTGAGCCCGGCCAACATTGA
- the mltG gene encoding endolytic transglycosylase MltG, with the protein MSPANIDDSSGVPDGGEARPLTRKEIRAREKALRTQSNSVVPEQAYETGDDYAAPTTAVTPAIPAAPDAPPSIQEPEPAYAASRHEPVAAHETPLEAPVHQEPVHQEPVHHETAHREEPHEEPHHVEPLHEEAHHEDAVHGGAPHEETYVDVVHDDGLQHDGVPFENLHAGDARHPVDGFQSQDAHQHYDDETQLVDGQHHDGYHPSDYHADQRHDAQHDAGLLSGSSAVAAVRGPSKKVRRRRRLLALLFTLAVFVTAVAVGAQFLKPLLGNDKASDYPGPGTGEVQVSVQPGQGPRAVATALESQKVVANADTFLQAFTTSGGTLAPGDYTFRMEMKNSDAVNVLLGKDKSKVIYFALSAGLRIGESLQAISEGSGVPLEQLKALSDSPAQFGVPAAAKNLEGFLAPGEYRFPLGTPAKEILQSLVKVTLDELVSQGMTDPAKQYEALIVASIVQAEGGQAEYGDVAGAIYNRLKPNDQTGGFLQVDSAVTYGLGTKSFNFTDAERQDKSNPYNTYANPGLPPGPIGSPGKTAIDAAAKPKSNDYLYWVTINLDTKETKFSKTLAEHNVYVDQYNTWCEAHVGRCA; encoded by the coding sequence GTGAGCCCGGCCAACATTGATGACTCCTCTGGCGTCCCCGACGGTGGCGAGGCCAGGCCGCTGACCCGCAAAGAGATCCGTGCACGGGAAAAGGCCCTGCGCACGCAAAGCAACAGCGTGGTCCCGGAACAAGCGTACGAAACGGGCGATGATTACGCCGCCCCCACCACCGCTGTGACGCCTGCCATCCCTGCAGCGCCTGACGCCCCGCCGTCCATTCAGGAACCCGAGCCAGCCTACGCGGCGAGCCGCCACGAACCTGTCGCCGCCCATGAAACGCCCCTCGAGGCCCCTGTCCACCAAGAACCTGTACACCAAGAACCTGTACACCATGAAACTGCCCACCGTGAGGAACCCCATGAGGAGCCCCATCATGTGGAGCCCCTTCACGAGGAGGCGCATCACGAGGACGCGGTTCATGGGGGAGCGCCTCATGAGGAGACGTACGTTGATGTGGTCCATGACGACGGCCTTCAGCACGACGGCGTTCCCTTTGAGAACCTGCATGCCGGGGACGCCCGGCATCCCGTCGACGGATTCCAGAGCCAGGACGCACACCAGCACTACGACGATGAGACCCAACTCGTGGACGGACAGCACCACGATGGCTACCATCCCTCGGACTATCATGCGGATCAGCGCCACGATGCCCAGCACGACGCCGGGCTGCTCAGCGGCTCCTCAGCGGTAGCCGCCGTGCGTGGCCCCTCCAAGAAGGTCCGCCGCCGGCGTCGCCTCCTCGCCCTGTTGTTCACCCTTGCAGTCTTTGTCACCGCGGTTGCCGTAGGTGCGCAGTTCCTCAAGCCGTTGCTCGGAAACGACAAGGCCAGCGACTACCCCGGTCCAGGCACCGGGGAAGTCCAGGTGTCCGTCCAGCCCGGCCAAGGCCCCCGGGCCGTCGCCACTGCCTTGGAAAGCCAGAAGGTGGTTGCCAACGCGGACACCTTCCTGCAGGCCTTCACCACTTCCGGCGGAACCCTGGCCCCGGGTGACTACACCTTCCGGATGGAGATGAAAAACTCCGACGCCGTTAACGTCCTGCTCGGAAAGGACAAGAGCAAGGTCATCTACTTCGCGCTGAGCGCCGGGCTGCGGATCGGTGAGTCGCTGCAGGCGATCTCCGAAGGATCCGGGGTTCCGTTGGAACAGCTGAAGGCGCTCAGCGACTCTCCGGCACAGTTCGGCGTTCCGGCCGCAGCCAAGAACCTTGAGGGTTTCCTGGCCCCCGGAGAATACCGGTTCCCGCTGGGGACACCGGCAAAGGAGATCCTGCAGTCCTTGGTCAAGGTGACCCTTGATGAACTCGTATCGCAAGGCATGACGGATCCCGCCAAGCAATACGAGGCCCTCATTGTGGCGAGCATCGTGCAGGCAGAAGGCGGCCAGGCCGAATACGGTGACGTCGCCGGCGCCATCTATAACCGGCTCAAGCCCAACGACCAGACCGGCGGATTCCTTCAGGTGGACTCCGCAGTCACTTACGGTCTTGGCACCAAGAGCTTCAACTTCACCGACGCGGAGCGCCAAGACAAGTCCAACCCGTACAACACGTATGCCAATCCCGGCCTGCCGCCAGGGCCGATCGGGTCACCAGGCAAGACTGCAATCGACGCCGCCGCCAAGCCGAAGTCCAACGATTACCTCTATTGGGTGACGATCAACCTGGACACCAAGGAGACCAAGTTCTCCAAGACGCTGGCTGAGCACAACGTGTATGTGGACCAGTACAACACCTGGTGCGAGGCCCACGTGGGCCGTTGCGCATGA
- a CDS encoding shikimate dehydrogenase family protein: MSLRAAVLGHPISHSKSPALHLAAYGKLGIDISYTAVDLTEEALPEFMRQVRSQNGWRGLSVTMPLKTAMVSEVDDIRGVAGVLGVVNTVAFEEAGNTVRSVGYNTDVAGIVDAVRNAGVATAPAAVVLGGGGTAASAVAALKDLGTDYAQVFVRDTGRAAEARAAAAGVGLRIDVRPLAEAAVPTASADVVVSTLPPRAADGLASELAGMHARTAGVLLDVAYDPWPSRIASVWQDGGGSVVPGLEMLLYQAVEQVRLFSRRGEEVNAAVIDVMCDAVGLPRRAF; the protein is encoded by the coding sequence ATGAGCCTGCGGGCTGCCGTCCTGGGTCATCCGATCAGCCACTCGAAGTCGCCTGCCTTGCACCTGGCGGCCTACGGAAAGCTGGGGATCGACATCAGCTACACGGCTGTGGACCTCACGGAGGAAGCGCTGCCGGAATTCATGCGGCAGGTCAGGAGCCAGAACGGATGGCGGGGACTGTCGGTCACCATGCCTCTGAAGACCGCCATGGTCTCGGAAGTGGATGACATCCGCGGCGTAGCGGGTGTCCTTGGCGTCGTCAACACTGTTGCGTTCGAAGAAGCCGGCAACACGGTCCGGAGCGTCGGCTACAACACGGACGTCGCCGGAATCGTTGATGCGGTCCGGAACGCCGGTGTGGCAACGGCGCCTGCAGCCGTTGTCCTGGGCGGGGGAGGGACCGCTGCGTCAGCCGTGGCAGCGCTCAAGGATCTAGGGACGGACTATGCCCAGGTGTTCGTCCGGGACACCGGACGGGCTGCAGAAGCACGGGCTGCCGCGGCGGGCGTGGGCCTGAGGATTGACGTGAGGCCGCTGGCCGAAGCGGCCGTTCCAACGGCAAGTGCCGACGTCGTAGTTTCGACTTTGCCGCCGCGCGCGGCAGACGGACTTGCCAGCGAACTGGCCGGAATGCACGCAAGAACAGCCGGGGTGCTGCTGGACGTTGCCTACGACCCGTGGCCCAGCAGAATCGCTTCGGTGTGGCAGGACGGCGGCGGTTCCGTGGTTCCCGGGCTTGAGATGCTGCTCTACCAAGCAGTGGAACAGGTGCGTCTTTTCTCGCGGCGCGGCGAAGAAGTTAATGCAGCTGTCATAGATGTGATGTGTGACGCAGTCGGACTTCCCCGGCGGGCGTTCTGA
- the aroC gene encoding chorismate synthase produces the protein MLRWLTAGESHGPALMGIIEGVPAGVELTSGQIADSLARRRLGYGRGARMKFEQDVVTILGGVRHGLTQGGPVAIQVGNTEWPKWEQIMSADPVDPEILADQARNAPLTRPRPGHADFTGMQKYGFSEARPVLERASARETATRVAMGTVASQFLKQLGIELVSHTVSIASVTVPEGRPLPLPANVIALDADPLRCFDRDTSNAMVAEVDAAHKEGETLGGVVEVLAYGLPPGLGSYVHWDRRLDSRLAAALMGIQAIKGVEVGDGFLTASRRGSAAHDEIVKDADGKIIRTSNRAGGIEGGMSIGDVLRVRAAMKPIATVPRALQTIDVSTGEAAKAHHQRSDVCAVPAAGVVAEAMVALVLAEAITEKFGGDSVAETARNIKGYLDNIPASLDSIGQ, from the coding sequence ATGTTGCGTTGGTTGACTGCCGGTGAATCCCATGGTCCGGCTCTGATGGGAATTATAGAAGGCGTCCCCGCCGGTGTGGAACTCACCAGCGGGCAGATCGCCGATTCATTGGCACGCCGCCGCCTCGGTTACGGACGCGGCGCACGCATGAAGTTCGAGCAGGACGTCGTCACCATCCTCGGCGGTGTGCGGCACGGCCTGACCCAGGGCGGCCCGGTGGCCATCCAGGTGGGCAACACCGAATGGCCCAAGTGGGAGCAGATCATGTCCGCGGACCCCGTGGATCCCGAAATCCTCGCCGACCAGGCGCGGAACGCCCCGCTGACCCGGCCCCGTCCCGGGCACGCTGACTTCACCGGTATGCAGAAGTATGGCTTTTCCGAGGCCAGGCCCGTGCTCGAACGCGCCAGCGCCCGGGAGACGGCCACCCGCGTGGCCATGGGAACCGTGGCGTCCCAGTTCTTGAAGCAGCTTGGCATCGAGCTGGTGAGCCACACCGTCTCCATCGCCAGTGTGACTGTGCCTGAAGGACGCCCACTGCCGCTGCCCGCGAACGTGATCGCCCTCGATGCGGACCCGCTGCGCTGCTTCGACCGGGATACGTCCAATGCCATGGTGGCCGAAGTGGATGCGGCGCACAAGGAAGGCGAGACCCTGGGTGGCGTGGTGGAAGTGCTCGCGTATGGCCTTCCGCCTGGACTGGGAAGCTACGTCCACTGGGACCGCCGGCTTGACTCACGGCTGGCTGCTGCCCTCATGGGTATCCAGGCCATCAAGGGCGTGGAAGTGGGCGACGGGTTCCTGACTGCTTCGCGCCGTGGTTCGGCTGCCCACGACGAGATCGTTAAGGATGCGGACGGCAAGATCATCCGGACCAGCAACCGGGCTGGCGGCATCGAAGGCGGCATGAGTATTGGCGATGTGCTCCGTGTGCGCGCCGCCATGAAGCCGATCGCCACCGTGCCCCGGGCCTTGCAGACCATTGACGTGAGCACGGGCGAAGCCGCCAAGGCGCACCACCAGAGGTCGGATGTCTGTGCCGTGCCGGCGGCCGGCGTAGTCGCGGAAGCGATGGTGGCGCTGGTACTGGCCGAGGCCATCACCGAAAAGTTTGGCGGCGACTCCGTGGCGGAGACCGCACGCAACATCAAGGGTTACCTGGACAACATTCCGGCGTCCCTGGACTCGATCGGTCAGTAG
- a CDS encoding shikimate kinase: MPGNRTIVLIGPMAVGKSAVGYQLAQQLGAAFVDTDVVIVGNHGAIADIFAGRGEHAFREIEARTVAGVVEEAEGSATVISLGGGAVLDSGTQQLLSRCTVVYLECDAETVASRIARNSGRPLLAGDAMARWASLLATRKPVYERLADLVLDVRHGSVAELGRRLEEALRVFAAAKQEVEN, encoded by the coding sequence ATGCCGGGTAACCGCACCATAGTGCTCATCGGCCCCATGGCCGTAGGCAAGTCTGCCGTCGGTTACCAGCTTGCCCAGCAGCTGGGTGCAGCCTTCGTGGATACTGACGTTGTCATTGTCGGAAACCACGGCGCCATAGCGGACATCTTTGCCGGCCGCGGTGAGCACGCGTTCCGGGAGATTGAGGCCCGGACCGTAGCTGGCGTCGTCGAGGAAGCGGAAGGTTCCGCCACAGTTATATCGCTGGGCGGCGGCGCTGTGCTGGACTCGGGGACGCAGCAGCTGCTGAGCCGCTGTACCGTGGTGTATCTGGAATGCGACGCGGAAACAGTAGCCAGCCGCATCGCGCGGAACTCAGGCCGGCCGCTGCTCGCGGGCGATGCCATGGCCCGTTGGGCATCTTTGCTTGCTACCAGGAAGCCCGTCTATGAACGCCTGGCCGACCTGGTCCTGGACGTCCGCCACGGCTCGGTCGCTGAGCTGGGACGCCGGCTGGAAGAAGCGCTGCGGGTATTCGCAGCTGCCAAACAGGAAGTTGAAAATTGA
- the aroB gene encoding 3-dehydroquinate synthase produces MSVESTVIKVTGESAGQNYDVVVGRGLLGSLPALLGERVRRVLVIHPRALRLTGDTVRDELAAAGFTSLTAEIPDAEEGKHIQVAAFCWQVLGQNDFTRSDAIVAVGGGAVTDLAGFVAATWLRGVKVIHLPTSLLGMVDASVGGKTGINTAEGKNLVGAFHPPAGVLVDLETLNTLPRNELISGMAEVVKCGFIADPIILDLVEKDPEAVVDPQSAVLRELIERAIAVKARVVSEDLKESGLREILNYGHTLGHAIELVERYSWRHGAAVSVGMMFAAELARSVGRLSDTDADRHRSILESLGLPVTYRRDRWQGLLDGMRRDKKSRGDLLRFVVLDGVAKPGILDVPDTSLLFAAYQEIAS; encoded by the coding sequence TTGAGCGTCGAATCAACAGTCATTAAGGTCACCGGCGAGTCGGCTGGTCAGAATTACGACGTCGTAGTCGGCCGCGGCCTGCTGGGGAGCCTTCCGGCTCTGCTGGGTGAGCGGGTCAGGCGCGTGCTGGTTATCCATCCCAGGGCACTGCGGCTCACAGGCGACACCGTCCGCGACGAGCTCGCTGCCGCCGGTTTTACCTCGCTGACCGCGGAGATCCCGGATGCCGAGGAGGGCAAGCACATCCAGGTGGCCGCGTTCTGCTGGCAGGTCCTGGGCCAGAATGACTTCACCCGCTCGGATGCCATTGTGGCCGTGGGCGGAGGGGCAGTCACGGACCTTGCCGGTTTCGTGGCCGCCACGTGGCTCCGTGGCGTCAAGGTCATCCACCTACCCACCAGCCTGCTGGGCATGGTGGACGCCTCCGTGGGAGGCAAGACCGGCATCAACACTGCGGAAGGAAAGAACCTGGTGGGCGCCTTCCACCCGCCGGCCGGAGTGCTGGTGGATCTTGAGACCCTGAACACGCTGCCGCGCAACGAACTGATCTCCGGAATGGCTGAAGTGGTCAAATGCGGCTTCATCGCCGATCCCATCATTTTGGACCTGGTGGAAAAAGATCCGGAAGCCGTGGTGGATCCGCAGTCCGCCGTGCTGCGGGAGCTCATTGAGCGGGCCATCGCCGTTAAGGCAAGGGTTGTTTCCGAGGACCTGAAGGAATCAGGCCTTCGCGAAATCCTGAACTACGGACACACCCTGGGCCATGCGATTGAACTTGTTGAGCGCTACTCCTGGCGCCATGGCGCTGCCGTTTCCGTGGGCATGATGTTTGCCGCTGAACTTGCCCGCAGCGTGGGCCGGCTCAGCGATACCGACGCCGACAGGCACCGCAGCATCCTTGAGAGCCTGGGTCTTCCCGTCACCTACCGGCGGGACCGCTGGCAGGGGCTCCTTGACGGTATGCGCCGCGATAAGAAGTCACGCGGGGACCTCCTCCGGTTCGTGGTTCTGGACGGAGTGGCCAAGCCGGGCATCCTGGATGTACCGGACACCTCGCTGCTCTTCGCGGCCTACCAGGAGATTGCGTCTTGA
- a CDS encoding tetratricopeptide repeat protein, translating to MRGSVEGTSEWPEAGFPGIRINPESLLPQIVNEDACRAALAVSTDPADHIFVLLVEGHASEAAELLADARCRDPESFRLRAFEAEVLRVSNRLDRAVGLFRQLLAEVQGTPREALVLQFLGKTQYTAGQTSAAVESFARALDLRVAESADAAQIYSSTVALQRAREVLDLAC from the coding sequence ATGCGGGGCAGCGTGGAGGGAACCAGCGAGTGGCCCGAGGCAGGCTTCCCCGGAATCCGGATCAACCCGGAGTCCCTGCTTCCGCAGATCGTCAACGAGGACGCCTGCCGTGCCGCGCTGGCGGTGTCCACCGATCCCGCTGACCACATCTTTGTCCTGCTGGTTGAAGGCCATGCTTCCGAGGCTGCAGAACTGTTGGCGGATGCGCGTTGCAGGGACCCCGAATCGTTCCGGCTGAGGGCTTTCGAGGCAGAGGTGCTGCGGGTCTCCAACCGCCTGGACCGTGCTGTGGGGCTCTTCCGGCAACTGCTCGCGGAAGTCCAGGGCACTCCGCGCGAAGCGCTCGTGCTGCAGTTCCTGGGCAAGACCCAGTACACCGCCGGGCAGACTTCGGCCGCCGTTGAATCCTTTGCCCGGGCACTCGATCTGCGCGTTGCCGAGTCCGCCGACGCCGCCCAGATCTACTCGTCCACGGTTGCCCTGCAGCGGGCACGCGAGGTCCTGGACCTGGCCTGCTGA